The Candidatus Wallbacteria bacterium genomic interval CCATCGACTTGGTCCTCAGCAGCGGATGCTGATCCCATGAAAAAATAGATATTTCATCTGAACCGAAATTGAATTGAACAGGCATCCTGAAAACAGCCCCGTTCCTGATCAGCACCTGAGCCACGTCCATCCTGGCCGTATAATCGAGCGGCCTGAAACTGCCCGTATTATAGCTTCTGAACCCGTCCGGTGAGAACCCTCTGTCGATCAGATACTGGGCCACTTCCGGGCTTTTGACGAAGCAGAGGGGGGACAACTTGTCGGTTTTCCTGTTCCAGGATTCCAGTTTAAGCTGTGCCGCAAGCTCTGCGCCAAGGATCGCAGGTACCATTTCGGGGTGCAGTTTGACTGCGCCCTTTCTCAGCAGGAGGCTGAGCAGCTCTTCGTCCTGGCTGTCATTCAGCAGGCTGTAAAGGTCAGGATCGCTCTCCTTGCTGAAATCCCGGGCCGGGAACTCTGCTCTGCCCAGCAGATGCTTCAGGATGGCAGGCCTTCTGGTTTTACACCCTGTGCAGAATGCAGCCAGGATTTCTCCACTGTCAAGACTGGCTGCACTGTCGATGCTGCCGAGCAATGCGGCTTCGCCGGACTCGGTAACAGTGGCTATCTGTTCGGCCAGTGAGGTCTCCCGGGTCTGTTCTACAGCAGCTGGGCTTATAGTGAAATTCACTGCTTCCTCGGCATGAATTCCGGCTGAAAAGAGAAGCCAGCAAAAAAACAGGGAGAGGAATACCGATCCTTTGGGAATTTGAACCGGGTCTATACATTTGACAAAACCGGTTAACCCCTCGGATGGATTGAGAAAAGTCAAAAAGCCGAACACCTGTCCCTCCTGTCTTAGAATTTGCGGGAATGATCAGTGCCGCCTATGTCATGGTAGCACACTGTTACAATCGCCTGGCAGAGAACCATGAGCAGGATGGAAAAATAGGTTTTTACGAAGAAAATGATGTAAGCCGTAATCTGCTTTGCAAAGGGGATGAATTCACTGGTCTTGTCAAGCGCATCCGAAAACAGGCTGTAAACGTCATAGAAAAGGCTTGTGTATGAAAGCATGGCAACAATAAGTGCAGTCATGGCGAAAAAGGCCGTCGCCTGAATGATGAGAGAAAATCTGAAATGCAGGGCCTGCTTCCCCTTAACCCTGCTATATGCATGGAATAAAACATGCAGTGAACAGTTTCCAGGGCAAAGAACGGCAGCATAATTAACATGATGTTCCTTATCTGAGGCGCCAAACCCGCCTCGGCAAAAGTCGTCTGCCTATCCATGACTGAAGGATTATAGCCCAGGACAAGTTTCAGGAGTATGTAGGCTGTTGCTGTGATAAGGCAGGCAACCATGTAATCGTTCAAGGATGATAACACGAGCCGCCATGCGCGGTTCACCGTTACCAATGCTCTGCGCCAGTAATCTTTTGGAAAATGCACAGGTTTGCCTGACAGGCTGTTCTCAGATGCAATTTTTTCAGCGCTGAATTCGCTGCCGCAATAAGGGCAGAAATTGAATCCGTCCGCTACCGTCCTCTGGCACGCTTGGCATCTAATCACGATTCCTCCCGGCAGGCTGGAAACTAGCGAAAACTCCGTGAAAGTTCCTTATTAGCAAAACTTTGAACAGAACATCTGCCATTCGTCGATGGGAAAAAGCTGCATCCAGCCATGAACATGGACTTCGACATGTTTAAATTATGGCGGAGCGGTCATTAAAATGCAAGCTGGATAGATTGGTGTCTGGGAAATCAAGGGGAAAACTGAACCGGGTCTATACATTTGACAAAACCAGTTAAAACATCGGATTGGGTTGAGAAAAGTCACAAAGTAAAGCACCGTTCCCTTTCGGTCACCAACTATGCTGCACTCTTTGACATGAATCCGGAAGGAGGCGGTTGACCCGCCTCTTTCAGATGTAATCAGCTGTATGATGCTTTGATCGCTAAGGGCGATGCTGATAAATGGTTTCTATTCTATCACCGGGATGTTGGGGATTCTATCTGCCACAAGGATCTTTATCGCAGCCTGTTTTGCAGGTTGCATATACAGCTCGTCGCTCAGGTAGAAATTCCGGAAATCATCCAGGGGTTTCCTGTTTCCGCTATGCCATGCTTCGATCACCCAGCCAGCGAATGAATTGCCTTCCTGCTGAATTCCACTCAACCCAGACTGGAATTGTTCTGCTGAGATCTGCTGATTCTGGAGTCGGTCCATGAGCTGGTTGAAGCGGTCGGCCATACCGATCAGTTTTGCAGCATGCTCATATTGGGATCGAGAAAGATCCACTGAACTATAGAGTTCTTTCAATTCCACAGGTAAGTATTCAACCGTGAGATTCATGGATATTTCTGCGCTTCCTACCCATGTCCGGGTGGGCTCGACAAATCCTTTCACTTTCCAAAAATAGATCCAGCCGCTGGTTTCAGTATGCATGATCTGCCCGCTATGGTAAGTCTGTCCCTGAATCGATGAAACACCGTTTTCAGGCACAAAAAAACACCAGGCCATATCGGCAATATAGTCGGGCTTGATATTCACAGTGACAGTCATCCCTGCCCAAGCAGCATTGAACACAGCAACCAGCATCAGCATCAGAAAAAGTCCTCTAGTCCGCATTTTTCCTCCATTAAGATTTTTCAGGCTTTCAACCCTGAATAAAGCCACACGCTAATCTTTTTTCTCACCTCCTCCGGATGTATGCCATGATTTAATTAAATGTAACCAAGTAATATCAAAATCCTGTCAAGAACATGTAAAAGGAATGTAAAATCATGCCCTGGGAGGGAATCTGAACCGTCTGAACCGTGAACCGGGTCTATACATTTGACAAAATTCATTGAGACAGAATGGATTGAGAAAAGTCACAAAGTAAAGCACCGTCCCCATTCAGTCACCCATTCAGTCAACACCTCTCCTGAAAAAATGCAGGAAAAATTTATTTCATGGGTAAAATCTCATTGAACTAAACTGGATCATCGAAATTCGCTTCTTTAACACTTTAGCATTGTCAAAATAATTTGTCGCTTCACGAGTAACCAGTGTCAAACAAAATGGTCCTCCACACCTGCGGCAAACCTGATGCGATTTCCAGCAGCTGGTAAGATGGAAATGAATCATCTTGAAAATTGCGATGATCTGAGTATAATTTAATTATAAATACATAGTATTGAGGGGGGACAGTATGAAGAATGGGCTCATCATATGTATCATCATACTCTTTATCATCCAGCCCGTAAAAGCGACTGAATACGATCCCCAGGAGATGCTCAAGATTGTCGAGACTTTATCCGACGCATCCCCCGAAGATGTTGCCTTGTGGCGCCATTATCTCAACCGCAGTAAGGCTTCTTCCGGAGATGTCAGGGAAATGATCGCTCAGGCTGCTGCCGAGTTCAAAGTGCCTGCTCAGCTGCTTGAAGCAGTGGGATACGTTGAAAACAACTGGATGCAGATCGGCCCAACAATCGACCGGGGCTGGGGTGTGATGCATCTGGTTGAAAACGATTACTGCGACACTCTGGGCGATGCCGCTGTCCTGCTTGGAGTCGCGCGGCAGGTCCTGAAAGACGATCCTCTGCAGAACATCCGCGGGGCAGCTGCGCTTCTTGCCAGTTACGCCCGCGAAATTTCGCTTGTCCCGTCCCGGCTGGAAGACTGGGTGGAACCGCTCAAAAAACTCACCGGTCTTGATGGAGCAGAACTGCAGGAGATGCAGACACGGCTTTATTACAGCGTTTTGGCAAATGGTGTAGTTGAAACCAACCTGTTCAACCAGAAAGTGGAAATCATAGCGGATACCAGGCTGAATCTCGCAGAAGTGGATAAGAAACTGACCCGTTTCAATGCTGTAAAGGGCGGATCAGACCGTGCAGCCGAATATCCCGGAGCTGTTGCCAGTTTTATTAATTGTAATTATAAAGAAGGCCGCAGTCATCAGATCGACACCTGGGTCGAGCACTGGATGGGAGAAGGAACATACGCAGGATGCATATCCTGGTTTCACAACAGCTCTGCCAAGGCCAGCACTCATTTCGCGATCCGCCACACTGACGGTGAAATTACCCAGATGGTCTCTGTTAATGACACATCCTGGAATTGCGGATCATCAGCCAGCAAAGACAACAATTCCCGCTCCATCGCAATCGAGCACGAAGCCACCCTGGCTCATCCGGAATGGTGGGGAAGTGATGCCATGCAGAAAGGCAGCGCCAAGCTCACCAGATTTTTCTGCGACAAGTATCAGATCCCGATCAAGCGCGGTTCCCCTGGCATTGAAGAGCATCAGAATATGCCAGGCTGCAGCACTGACTGCGCTGGGAACATTCCCTGGGACAAGCTGATGGCTTTGATTTCAGGTAACGATCCGAACATTGATCCTACACCAAATCCGAACCCAAACCCGAATCCTGATAATCAGACAAAAACCGGAGTGATCAAACCTACAGTCGGCGCAAACGTGCGCAAAGGACCAAGCACTAATGACGCCAAAATCACAGCTCTTTCCAAAGGTGTCAAAGTCACTGTGACAGGCAAGGTGGCAGGCACTGTTTACGGCGAAGCAGGAGACTGGTATTCAGTGGTCATTCCAGACGGCCGCAAAGGCTATATTTATGCTCCGCTCGTAGCTGTGGACTGGAAATCCCGCTGGATCGACGAAGAGGACATCACAGAAGGCCCGCCTGCAGGATAAAACCACTGCATCAATGAAATGGCAGCCCATGACAACTTGTAGACTGTAAACAATGTTTCCCAACATACAAACTTACAAACCTACTAACTTACCAACTTCTTGCATAGAACCTGCCATTACATGAAACATCGTTTACAATGTACTAGGATATAGTGATCATCCCTGACTGCCGTAAGGGATTCATTTACACCCATCAGATGGAAATCGAATAGAGATATTCACTGCGTTCCGATTTCACTGCAACACTGAAATTACCAGATTGATCAAAAATGCCTGGATGCTAGGCGCATGAACCCGCGCAAAGTGAGCTGTACATAA includes:
- a CDS encoding zinc ribbon domain-containing protein, with product MIRCQACQRTVADGFNFCPYCGSEFSAEKIASENSLSGKPVHFPKDYWRRALVTVNRAWRLVLSSLNDYMVACLITATAYILLKLVLGYNPSVMDRQTTFAEAGLAPQIRNIMLIMLPFFALETVHCMFYSMHIAGLRGSRPCISDFLSSFRRRPFSP
- a CDS encoding N-acetylmuramoyl-L-alanine amidase, producing the protein MKNGLIICIIILFIIQPVKATEYDPQEMLKIVETLSDASPEDVALWRHYLNRSKASSGDVREMIAQAAAEFKVPAQLLEAVGYVENNWMQIGPTIDRGWGVMHLVENDYCDTLGDAAVLLGVARQVLKDDPLQNIRGAAALLASYAREISLVPSRLEDWVEPLKKLTGLDGAELQEMQTRLYYSVLANGVVETNLFNQKVEIIADTRLNLAEVDKKLTRFNAVKGGSDRAAEYPGAVASFINCNYKEGRSHQIDTWVEHWMGEGTYAGCISWFHNSSAKASTHFAIRHTDGEITQMVSVNDTSWNCGSSASKDNNSRSIAIEHEATLAHPEWWGSDAMQKGSAKLTRFFCDKYQIPIKRGSPGIEEHQNMPGCSTDCAGNIPWDKLMALISGNDPNIDPTPNPNPNPNPDNQTKTGVIKPTVGANVRKGPSTNDAKITALSKGVKVTVTGKVAGTVYGEAGDWYSVVIPDGRKGYIYAPLVAVDWKSRWIDEEDITEGPPAG